The following are from one region of the Novosphingobium humi genome:
- the fabF gene encoding beta-ketoacyl-ACP synthase II, which translates to MRRVVVTGLGLVTPLGADVETAWANILAGKSGAGKITKFDASAHKCHIACEVKPADHEYGFDPGKRVDHKIQRQVDPFIVFGIDAAGQALEDAGLVDAPEEMRLRMGCSIGSGIGGLPGIESESLVLANKGPGRVSPHFVHGRLINLISGQVSIKYGLMGPNHAVVTACSTGAHSIGDAARMIRDDDADIMLAGGAESTVCPIGIAGFAQAKALNCSYNDRPEQASRPYDKDRDGFVMGEGAGVVVLEEYEHAKARGAKIYAEVVGYGLSGDAYHVTAPHPEGFGAYRSMEMALKKAGMTPADIDYVNAHGTSTMADTIELASVKRLFGDAIGNVSMSSTKSAIGHLLGGAGAVETIFCILAIRDQIVPPTLNLDNPDEGTEGVDLVPHAAKKRRVRAALNNSFGFGGTNASVVVKALED; encoded by the coding sequence ATGCGTCGTGTTGTCGTCACCGGGCTTGGTCTGGTCACCCCGCTGGGCGCTGACGTGGAAACCGCCTGGGCAAATATCCTTGCCGGCAAGTCCGGCGCGGGCAAAATCACCAAGTTCGATGCCTCGGCCCATAAGTGCCACATCGCTTGTGAAGTGAAGCCGGCCGACCACGAATATGGTTTTGACCCCGGCAAGCGCGTCGATCACAAGATCCAGCGTCAGGTCGACCCTTTCATCGTTTTCGGCATTGATGCCGCGGGCCAGGCGCTTGAAGACGCAGGGCTGGTGGATGCGCCCGAAGAAATGCGCCTGCGCATGGGCTGCTCGATCGGCAGCGGCATCGGCGGCCTGCCGGGCATTGAAAGCGAGTCGCTGGTGCTGGCCAACAAGGGGCCGGGCCGCGTTTCGCCGCATTTCGTCCATGGTCGCCTGATCAACCTGATCTCGGGTCAGGTTTCGATCAAGTATGGCCTGATGGGTCCGAATCACGCTGTTGTGACGGCTTGCTCGACCGGCGCGCACTCGATCGGTGACGCGGCGCGCATGATCCGTGACGATGATGCCGACATCATGCTGGCGGGCGGCGCGGAATCGACCGTTTGCCCGATCGGCATTGCCGGTTTCGCTCAGGCCAAGGCGCTCAATTGCAGCTATAACGACCGCCCCGAACAGGCCAGCCGTCCCTATGACAAGGACCGCGACGGTTTCGTCATGGGCGAAGGCGCGGGCGTTGTCGTTCTGGAAGAATATGAACACGCCAAGGCGCGCGGCGCCAAGATCTATGCCGAAGTCGTCGGCTATGGTCTGTCGGGCGATGCTTATCACGTGACCGCCCCGCATCCCGAAGGCTTTGGCGCCTATCGCTCGATGGAAATGGCGCTGAAAAAGGCGGGCATGACGCCGGCCGACATCGATTATGTCAACGCCCATGGCACTTCGACCATGGCGGATACGATCGAGTTGGCCTCGGTCAAGCGCCTGTTCGGCGATGCCATCGGCAATGTCTCGATGTCGTCCACCAAGAGCGCCATCGGCCACCTGCTGGGCGGCGCGGGCGCGGTGGAGACCATCTTCTGCATTCTGGCCATCCGTGACCAGATTGTGCCCCCGACGCTCAATCTGGACAATCCGGATGAAGGCACCGAGGGCGTCGATCTGGTGCCTCACGCGGCCAAGAAGCGCCGCGTGCGCGCCGCGCTCAACAACAGCTTCGGCTTTGGCGGCACCAATGCCAGCGTGGTTGTGAAGGCACTGGAAGACTAA
- a CDS encoding acyl carrier protein: MSTIEAQVKKIVVEHLGVEEDKVVADASFIDDLGADSLDIVELVMAFEEEFGVEIPDDAAEKIATVNDAIAFIEANKG, from the coding sequence ATGAGCACCATCGAGGCGCAGGTTAAGAAGATCGTTGTCGAACACCTCGGCGTTGAAGAAGACAAGGTCGTTGCCGATGCCAGCTTCATCGACGATCTGGGCGCTGACTCGCTCGACATCGTTGAACTGGTGATGGCTTTCGAAGAAGAATTCGGCGTGGAAATTCCCGACGATGCCGCCGAAAAGATTGCCACGGTCAATGACGCCATCGCCTTCATCGAGGCGAACAAGGGCTGA
- the aspS gene encoding aspartate--tRNA ligase translates to MSSPNTQAHPYRSHTCGALNADAVGQNVRLSGWVHRKRDHGGVLFVDLRDHYGITQIVADSDSAALPVLESLRVESVVTINGVVKARSEGTVNPNLPTGSIEVFAREAVVLSRAEELPMPVAGEQEYPEEIRLKYRFLDLRRETLHANIVKRTKVISSMRRAMEDIGFTEYSTPILTASSPEGARDFLVPSRIHPGTFFALPQAPQQYKQLLMVAGFDRYFQIAPCFRDEDPRADRLPGEFYQLDLEMSFVTQEEVWETMEPVIGGIFEKFADGRSVTPIGSFPRIAYDDAILRYGSDKPDLRNPILISDVSHHFTTSGFGLFEKIVGTGGVVRAIPAPNTADKSRKFFDEMNEWARSEGHAGLGYVTRKGGEFGGPIAKNHGTEGMEKLYAELGLGADDGLFFAAGKADQAAKLAGAARTRVGTLLGLIDENKFELCWIVDFPFFEEGEEPGSIDFAHNPFSMPQGGLEALTDGRDPLSIKAFQYDLVCNGFEIASGSIRNQHPDLMVKAFETVGLSKQDVEERFGGMYRAFQYGAPPHGGMAAGVDRIVMLICGAQNLREITLFPMNQRAEDLLMNAPAPASLKQLRELHIRVVEQPKG, encoded by the coding sequence ATGTCCTCGCCCAACACACAGGCGCATCCGTATCGCTCGCACACCTGCGGCGCGCTCAATGCCGATGCCGTGGGTCAGAATGTCCGCCTCTCCGGCTGGGTCCACCGCAAGCGTGACCATGGCGGGGTGCTGTTCGTCGACCTGCGCGACCATTACGGCATCACCCAGATCGTGGCCGACAGCGACAGCGCGGCGCTTCCCGTGCTTGAGTCGCTGCGCGTGGAAAGCGTGGTCACGATCAACGGCGTGGTCAAGGCCCGCAGCGAAGGCACCGTGAACCCCAACCTGCCCACGGGCAGCATCGAGGTGTTCGCCCGCGAGGCCGTGGTGCTGAGCCGCGCCGAGGAACTGCCGATGCCGGTGGCGGGCGAGCAGGAATATCCCGAGGAAATCCGGTTGAAGTACCGCTTCCTCGACCTGCGCCGCGAAACGCTGCACGCCAATATCGTCAAGCGCACCAAGGTCATCTCCTCGATGCGCCGCGCGATGGAAGACATCGGCTTTACCGAATATTCGACGCCGATCCTGACCGCCTCCAGCCCCGAAGGCGCGCGCGACTTCCTCGTGCCCAGCCGTATCCACCCCGGCACCTTCTTCGCGCTGCCGCAGGCGCCGCAGCAGTATAAGCAGCTCCTGATGGTGGCCGGTTTCGACCGCTATTTCCAGATCGCCCCCTGTTTCCGCGACGAAGATCCGCGCGCGGATCGTCTGCCGGGCGAATTCTACCAGCTTGACCTCGAAATGAGCTTTGTCACGCAGGAAGAAGTCTGGGAAACGATGGAGCCGGTGATCGGCGGCATCTTTGAAAAGTTTGCCGATGGCCGCTCGGTTACGCCGATCGGCAGCTTCCCGCGCATTGCCTATGACGATGCGATCCTGCGCTATGGCTCTGACAAGCCTGACCTGCGCAACCCGATCCTGATCTCGGACGTGTCGCATCACTTCACGACCAGCGGCTTTGGCCTGTTTGAAAAGATCGTCGGCACGGGCGGCGTCGTGCGCGCCATTCCGGCCCCGAACACGGCGGACAAGAGCCGCAAGTTCTTTGACGAAATGAACGAATGGGCGCGCAGCGAAGGCCATGCCGGCCTTGGCTATGTCACCCGCAAGGGCGGTGAATTCGGCGGCCCTATCGCCAAGAACCACGGCACCGAGGGCATGGAAAAGCTCTATGCCGAACTGGGCCTTGGCGCGGACGATGGCCTGTTCTTTGCCGCGGGCAAGGCCGATCAGGCCGCCAAGCTGGCGGGCGCTGCGCGCACCCGCGTCGGCACGCTGCTGGGCCTGATTGATGAAAACAAGTTTGAACTGTGCTGGATCGTCGACTTCCCCTTCTTTGAGGAAGGCGAGGAGCCGGGCAGCATTGATTTTGCCCACAACCCCTTCTCGATGCCGCAGGGCGGTCTGGAAGCTCTGACCGATGGGCGCGATCCGCTGTCGATCAAGGCGTTCCAGTATGACCTCGTCTGCAACGGCTTTGAAATCGCCAGCGGCTCGATCCGTAACCAGCACCCCGACCTGATGGTCAAGGCGTTTGAAACGGTGGGCCTGAGCAAGCAGGACGTGGAAGAGCGCTTTGGCGGCATGTACCGTGCGTTCCAGTATGGCGCCCCGCCGCATGGCGGCATGGCGGCCGGTGTTGACCGCATCGTCATGCTGATCTGCGGCGCGCAGAACCTGCGCGAAATCACACTCTTCCCGATGAACCAGCGCGCCGAAGACCTGCTGATGAACGCGCCGGCCCCGGCCAGCCTGAAGCAGCTTCGCGAGCTGCACATCCGCGTGGTGGAACAGCCCAAGGGCTGA